A genomic stretch from Lathyrus oleraceus cultivar Zhongwan6 chromosome 2, CAAS_Psat_ZW6_1.0, whole genome shotgun sequence includes:
- the LOC127120926 gene encoding uncharacterized protein LOC127120926: MKKVRNLKKRLERPVELDKINNETRVQDVDWICSLSESEIDFMISLKLLITKRAERIGCKNLADRFDLKTIRAIAFVLMENLKTEVKETSLVPDTVKSTAFLDACNILKCSNVVSATIEELSKTVGADIQPILTSSTPTSKRKKRKVGSKE, translated from the exons ATGAAGAAAGTTAGAAACTTGAAGAAGAGATTGGAAAGACCCGTTGAGTTGGATAAAATCAACAATGAGACTAGGGTTCAAGATGTCGATTGGATTTGCTCTCTTTCAGAGTCTGAGATT GATTTTATGATTAGCTTGAAACTGTTGATCACAAAGCGAGCAGAAAGGATAGGGTGTAAAAACTTGGCTGACAGATTTGACCTTAAGACGATTCGAGCTATTG CATTTGTTTTGATGGAAAATCTCAAAACAGAGGTAAAAGAAACATCACTTGTACCAGACACGGTAAAATCTACTGCCTTCTTAGATGCTTgcaacatacttaaatgtagtAATGTGGTTTCTGCAACTATTGAAGAGCTTAGTAAAACTGTTGGTGCTGATATACAACCTATTCTAACAAG TTCGACGCCAACTTCCAAACGAAAGAAGCGGAAAGTTGGAAGCAAAGAGTAA